The Symphalangus syndactylus isolate Jambi chromosome 6, NHGRI_mSymSyn1-v2.1_pri, whole genome shotgun sequence genome contains the following window.
ggccaaggacagtggatcacctgaggtcaggaattcaaaactagcctgtccaacataatgaaaccccacctctactaaaaatacaaaaaattagctgggcattgtggcatgcacctgtaatcccagctactcgggaggctgaggcaggagaatcgcttgaacctgggaggcggaggttgcagtaagccaagattgtatcactgcactccagcctgggcaacaagagcaaaactccatcaaaaaaacgaaaaaaaaaaaaacagaaaagaaagacaaggagGTCAAGGAAACATTCAGAGAAGGTGCTGAAGAGATAAGCGAATTGTTGATTGCAGAGCTAAAGGGTAAATGAACACAGCAGAAGAGtttagaaggcaaaggagggcttGAAGATTGAGTTAAAGGGCTTAAATGTGGGAACAATTGTATTTCTCCCAGCCACTTTCTTATTAACAGAGCCTCAACTGTGAGTGTTCTCCCTCTCTCAGGAGGGTATGTGTTCAGTAAAGGTTACCTTCCTCCCAGCCCAGGAATCTCTTGATTAGTCCATAAGCCAATCATTATCCTCCCTCTGGCAATGATTGATTTGAGAAGGGGTAAATGACCCTATTTTGCCTAATGAGATGGGAGAAAAACTTAGCTAAGATCTtctacaaaaatgttcctttgttAAACACAAAAGAAGGAATAGTTGTTCCAGTTTGTACTTGTTTCTCCTGAAGTTACTGGGTGAATATGTATGCCTGGAGCTGTAATGCCCATCTTGAGACCATACGGAGAAACCCTGATATAAAATAAAGGATGTTATACCTTCCTACTCTTTTTCTGTACTTCTCTATTTCATTTCAGGGAGTTCTTGAAAAGATGGGAGGCAAAAAATTCGTGGCTAATCCTCCCTCCTAATTTaaggaaatacatatatttttttctaattgcaaGAATCATATCTGCTCTatgtagaaacaaaaataatgaattgtATAAAGTAGAAATTAAATATCTCTAGCCGTTTTGCCTTTTTATtcctatacatataaaataacttCTGTCTGAACgcatttgtacttttaaaaaataaatatggtaagaaattaaacatctgATACCTGcagttttcattttctgataTAGAGAAGGACACCTTCTCAGAGAAGATGATGCTTGAAGAGTCCTTATGGATGATTAtagtttgcagatgagaaaagagaGTGATTAGAAGTGGTGATAGAGGAAGATTCAGGTAGATGGGACAATATTTTTGGCTGAGATAAGACATTGTGCAAAGGCTAAAAGATAGTAAAGATCATAatcattttatgagaaaaataagtatACTCAGTGACAGAGAGTAGAGGAGTTTATAAGAGAGTGATGTGGAATTAATCtgaaaagacagaagagagaatCTAACCTAAAAGTGCTTTAGATGCCTTGTTGGGGTGTGAACTTTCTAATGCAGGGTACAGTGAGTTGTAGAAGAATTTTAAGCACATGGGTAATAACAGCAGATGAATTATTTAGAAACATCATTATTTCTCAGGATCAGATAACTACAATTTTGGATTCCAGTTCCAGCATTTGTTAGCTGTAAAATTATGAGTAGATTATTCAGCCACTCTGTCAGTGTCCTCATTTGCCAAATGGGGATGATGGAAGAAagattgtgatgattaaatgagaaaacacatgtgaaagtGAATGTAGAGTGCTTGTCATACAACAGGTTTTCAATAcatgttaatttccttttactGCTGTATATTTTGTGGCTGTTGTCTggttaacaaaaaaaattttaaagggttTATTTTTGTTCTACTGATGATGggtgactttaatttttttttttttttttttttttttttttgtgacgtagtctcactccgtcacccaggctggagtgcattggcatgatctcggctcactgcaacctccacctcccagattcaagcaattctcccgcctcagtctcccaactagcttggattacaagcgcttgccatgatgcctggctaatttttttgtatttttggtagagacagggtttcaccatgttggccgggctggtctcaaactcctgacctcagttgatccaccctcctcggccttccaaagtgctgggattacaggtgtgagccaccatgcctggccagggactttaaaaatattattcacccCAAGTAAAATAAATCTCACTAAGAACTATGTTTGTGAGGTCACTTAAATGTTACAACCCATTTACATCCAGAACCAAGAGAACACTGCCCAAATTAAATTCAGCAAGCCTGCACTTTTTGGGTAAAAGACAAGAACTAAGCACTAGGggatatgaaaaattaaaatgcatggaCTTTGACATCAGTGAGATAAATAAACAACTGCATACATGCTACAATCAACAGTAGAAATACATAAGTTAAACGTGGAAGTGCCCAAGTTGGTCCCCGCGAGATATTAAGATctaattttctttccaaaatgtcTCTGTTCTCTGACAAGCAGCAAAAAGGAACATTATTGGTATAGAAGTATGACATTCTTCCAGGCTGTCTTCTCATATCTGAGTCTTTGCTGATTGTGTCTACCATGGAATGTGTTCTTTTCTGAGGAAGCATAATATGAAAACTGCAGTTGTacacaaataacttaaaaattggcCTATCTAGAAACTGGTAGCATTAGCTGTGTTTCTTTTATCTATCATATAGGAATGACAACTTAATGCCCAAAGCATAAGTAGTGCATTTAGAATAGTTTTTAGGCACATCGTCTGAGCATAGTCTTTAACAccctcttatattttattttcattttagttcttTTACAAAGCTTCCTCATCTGGCAGGAACAGAACAAAATTTCTTGCTTGCCAAGAAAATTCAAACCCAGTGGAAGAAATTTGGACTAGATTCACCCAAGTTGGTTCATTATGATGTCCTCTTATCTTACCCCAATGAGACAAATGCCAACTGTATATCGATTGTGGATGAACATGAAACTGTGGTATGTGAAATTGTTGGTACCTTTTATATTTTGCAATCCAACCGTTTTATGTGGATTGTAATGTAGGGTCAAGTAAAAGTAGAAATTTGTTAATAGTGAATTATTCAGTATCCACTATGTGTTCAACATGGTGTTAAGTCCTGAGGCCAGAATGAGACTAGGATATGGTTCCTTTGCCTAAGTAAGTTGAGGCAGACAATGGAATACTTCAGACTTCAAATTAGTatggtaagtgctatgaagatTATGATTAGAGTTCATTATTTACAGAGAAAAGGGTCACTCAGCCCAGCCTGGGAGTTAGACAATGTTTCCTGAAGTCTTGACATGTGAGTCATGAAAGGACGTAAGGAGATAACCATGTGACAAAATAGGATAAGAGAATtctcaacaaaagacaaaatattggCAAAGGATTGGAGGCATATATTAGCTTAGTATTATTGGGAGAATGTaatgattttctgtatttcaaaAGTGTAAAATACAAAATGGGCCATGATATGAGATAAACCGGTAAATATGTCCTGGGAACAGATCATAGAAGGGCGTATATGCTGTCCTAAGAAGCTTAAACTTCAACTTCAGTTCATGGGCACCAATGACAAGTCCTGAGCAGGGGAAGGATGTGGCTAGAGGGGCATTTTAGATAGACAAGGTCCTCTGTAGATTACACCTAGGCTAAGCAATGGGTTAAAGTTGTTGTCTTAAGACAATAGTCCAGGTAAAAGATAATAAAGTTTTAGGATGTTAGTAGGAATGAGGAAGAGGGATGGATTTCAGAAATAGTAAGGAAATGTATTAGCAGGACATGATTAGTGATTGActtggggaaggaggggaagataGAGTTGAGGATGACTCCGCGACTGTCTGGTGTGAGTGGCTAATGACTGAAGCTATTAATAGAGGtaggaaatgcagatcaaaagcAGTCCCAGGGTGAGAGatgataaatttgaattttaacatGTTGAGTTTGGACATCCAGGATGAAATaaccaccaaacatttaaatatatgaatctGAAAAGGTAAGTATCATAAGCATATTAGCTACTAGTAAAATTCTGATACTTAATGAAGTCTCGCAGTGAGGGAGTACAGAGGCAAGCAATGGGCTGGGGATGAAACATggggaaatattatttaaataaagatgaaagaaaaggagCCCACCAAGAAAGCTGAATAGGCATAGTCAAAAAAAGAGGATCACCAAAGTGCCACCTTTGAAGCTCTGCTGTTACACTTTATAAGGAAAGTTTTGGTTACCTGAGATTGCATGCATTTATAAAAGTTTCTATTATTAGGAAGACATTAATAATGACAAGGCTCTTTCTCATTGTTGTCagtgtaatttatctatttaattATATAACCTAGTTCCAGGATGCTTAATCTGAAGTATATACTTGATGGCAaaatgaattatatcttaataataaTCTGGAATTTTTCTCTCTAACTTGACATATTTTAATTCTTGCTAGATTTTCAAAACATCATACCTCGAACCACCACCAGATGGCTATGAGAATGTTACAGATATTGTGCCACCATATAATGCTTTCTCAGCCCAAGGCATGCCagaggtaaaataaaatacatttgtaatCCAAGTCTTTAAATGGTTCTTTTGCAATGTAAAACCTGTATAGAGGACTAAAACCAAGGAAATTAGGTGAATCATTCATGCGGGTTCATTGTTTGATATTCAGTACTATGAAAACCTCAtccctcaaattaaaaaaaattataataaaataaaatagaagagaacaccagacagagaaaaaagaaacaaaacaaatacattaaaaactgaCCCTGCTGAAGGAGTTGCCACTGTCTGAAATAACAAACTGCTGAACATGCCTTTCAGTGAGGCAGTAGgtgtttttttgttagtttgtttttatatttgttttgttttgtttttttgagacagtttcgctgttgtcacccaggctggagtgcagtggtacggtctcggctcactgcaacctccacctcccaggttcaagcaattctcttgcctcagcctcccgcttagctaggaccacaggtgcatgccgccacgtccttctaattttgtattttttttaagtggagacaggggtttctctatgttggtcaggctagtctcgaactcccgacctcagatgatctgctggcctcggcctcccaaagtgctgggattacagacatgagccactgcttctgccCAGCAGTAGGTGTTTTTACaagcttctttccatttttcataatttgaatattttatggaTTCATAGATAGGATTTTACAGATCATACCATAGAGGTTCTTAAATTAATGCAATGgttggaaattaaataaatatagttaggatctttaaaatgacatttatttactCTATTCCCTGTGGCTTTTTATACACTGATAATTTCTTCAACACAGGACATACTGTTTAGATatgtctggctgggtgcggtggctcacacctgtaatcccagcacttcgggaggttgaggcgggcagatctttggaggtcaggagttcaagaccagaatggccaacatggtgaaatcccatctctactgttaaaaaatacaacaattatgtgggcgtggtggcacatgtctgtaatcacagctactctggtggctgaggcagaatcacttgaactcagaaggtggaggaggttgcagtcagccgagggagtgctactgtactccagcctggaggacagtgaaattccgtctccaaaataataaacaaataaataacttttatgcATTATCCTTTTTTAAACCTTTTCAGGATTTTAAAAGATTCTCTAATGACTTCTGCATAATTACCGTGGGTCTGTTTATTATTCCCCAAATAAAGAAACACTTTTGATGATGCAGTATTGTGAAGcaaacttattttttgtttttttttctttaattttagcagtattatatatattttcttttccctatagGGAAATCTTGTATATGTGAACTATGCTCTCACTGAAGACTTTTTCAAACTAGAAAGAGAGATGGGCATCCACTGTACTGGGAAGATTGTTATTGCAAGATATGGAAAAATCTTCAGAGGAAATAAAGtacagtattatttatttttctacagaGAATGAGAggatatatatattctgtaaatGTAAATGACCAACTTGCTTCTCTGTTTCCAAATTGctttcaaacatttcttttcttttttttttttttcctatttgtcaTGGGTACACAGAAACTCATGTTTCTATGTTTTCTCACATACCTGgacaagaaaattatttctaatcatttttattacaaaagtaatatttgcttttagaaatttaattgaaggaaatttatataaagtaaaaaatgaaaagctcCTCTGCATTACCCACTTCATTATTCAGATATAATCAATCTTAATAGCTTTTTTCAAACCTAATTCTGTGAAATATAAATACATCCGTCCCTATATgcccattttacatatatttatttatttacttttacattCTATAttataagactttattttttttcattcagccatGACTCATATTCTTCATGTCCACATGTTGAGAGTTATGTAATACATTGGTTAAGAGTATAGAAACCTAGATCCATTATCACTTGGGTTCTGGTCTAGTCTGGCTCCTATTCTTTCTAGATATTTTACTGTGAGcatgttacttaacttctctgttgcaaagtttcctcatatataaaatgcgAATGCCGAGGGCACCAATCTCACAGAGTCCTTATTAAATGACTTTCTTTGAAAGCACTTAGGATAGTGGCTGGTACTTAGTAATTTCTATATAACTGCTTATTAATTACCTCACTGTTTTAAATGATGGCATCGTATTTCACAGAATTGACAAgccatttatttaaccattctacTACTGACGATGTTTGTCTTATCTTGAATTTGttactattacaaataatttcaTTGTGAACATCTTTGTCCATATATGCTTCAGAAATTTGTGTGAAGATTATTGTAGTATAGATTCATAGAAATTAAATGGCTAAATAATAGTGtatattctttcaaaattttgataGACATCATCAATTTTCCTTCAAAAAGTTGTGACAGATTGTACTCTTAGTGATATAACAGGGTGTTCTCTAAATATTGGAATGCTTTTTTATGAATCAAGACTGTTATCCATCTTCTGCTGCAATACTTTTGGTGAAGAAGAATTTAGTATCTCACAGGGTGTATTTTCCTATTCTTGGCCAGTTTGGATTTTTAGAAAGATGTTTACAAAAACCCTGTGCTGTTTTTCACAAATATGACTGCTCTGCGTACAATTTTAAATCAGTTTAGTTCCTTAAATGTTTGTAGGATGCTTGCTCTATGATGTGCAAGATTTCACAGGGCAGTAGTTTAAAATTAAGAAGACATGGTTCATGTTTTCAAAAACACCCTCAGCCTTATAGGAGAGATAGACATTTAAAAGATATGTTAATACATTAAGAGCTATcctataatatagaaaatatagaacTACAAAGAAGGGACATTAATTCTACAGTTGCAGGTTGTAATAGGAATGTTTCACAGAAGAAATGATAACTCATTTAGAATTCCGTGGAATAATGGAAGTCTGTTAGGTCTAACAGGAGAGAAATTGTGTTCAAAGCCAAGAGAACTGAATGTGTAATTGTATGGTAAAAGGCAGTGTCTAAATATCCTTCCATTATTAAATTAATGTCTTTCTTATATGAATAAGCCAACCATTTGCCATATCTGCATTATGAATTGCACACTGCCCCTGCAGGTTAAAAATGCCATGTTAGCAGTGTCCATAGGAATCATCTTGTACTCAGATCCAGCTGACTACTTTGCTCCTGAGGTACAGCCATATCCCAAAGGATGGAATCTTCCTGGAACTGCAGCCCAGAGAGGAAATGTGTTAAATTTGAATGGTGCTGGTGACCCACTCACTCCAGGCTATCCAGCAAAAGGTAAGGGATGAGTCTATCAGTCCACCAATTTTGCAAAGATATTCCTTGCCCTTTTAGAAGGAATACAGGCAACCATGTTCACAATAATATTAAACTAAAATTCAGTGCACTTATATCATTTTGGATTACTGCTGctaggaattttaaaacatttgctcttgtattattttagttttacattttcatgaGATGTCGGCATGGGGAGTAAACACTCAGTTCatactcttcttcttcctttattaGAGTTCAGAAATGCTGATCCTCATACCCAAAGCAATGCTGCTTTTAACAAATGACAACTTAGGTTTGCTGAGTTACCGATGGATTGTATCCTTCTTTATATCatacatttcttctttaaaaaaatgagtttttgtgttatttaaaacataaaattggaagTTTTACATATGTGAAATGATCTCTACAATCAAAATAGTGAACACACCCATTATCTCAAAAAAGCTTCCTCTCATCTCTTTATATTCTCACCCTCCCAACTCTTCCTTCCCACTTCATCCAATCCCTAGACAACCATTCATCTTGCTTTTTGCTGTCAGCATGATTATTTTGAGATCTGTCCatgttggcatctttgtcaatagtttttctttcttttgctaagTAGTATTGGCAGGCTTTTCAAAATGCAGGTATCTCTGGAGCTGTTTTGTGGACACCAGGAGCATTACTTGACAAGCCCTGTGTTGGTCCC
Protein-coding sequences here:
- the LOC129485356 gene encoding N-acetylated-alpha-linked acidic dipeptidase 2-like, with protein sequence MAFQDCRCRLQRRQSYLSPEAHQCSRRPKLSPQEAMAKSRGRLYLWMCLAAALASFLVGFMVAWFIKPLKEITTCMRYHQSIRWELVSEMKAENIKSFLRSFTKLPHLAGTEQNFLLAKKIQTQWKKFGLDSPKLVHYDVLLSYPNETNANCISIVDEHETVIFKTSYLEPPPDGYENVTDIVPPYNAFSAQGMPEGNLVYVNYALTEDFFKLEREMGIHCTGKIVIARYGKIFRGNKVKNAMLAVSIGIILYSDPADYFAPEVQPYPKGWNLPGTAAQRGNVLNLNGAGDPLTPGYPAKGISGAVLWTPGALLDKPCVGPRVPCAPG